One window of the Methanosphaera sp. WGK6 genome contains the following:
- a CDS encoding NAD+ synthase, giving the protein MIELPYFNVNEFIERACDFIRETVELSNSKGVVVGLSGGIDSSVVACLAVKALGASNVRGYIMPTETTSDQDLYDAELIKDELDIESEFIAIGEIHKQFLKTCNSENMVSENNTLASANLKPRIRMSILYYYATLHNSLVIGTGNKTEIQIGYFTKYGDGGVDFEPIGDLYKEDVKKVAVALGVPSSIIQKSPTAGLWSGQTDEEELGITYNLLDRILYLYLEKQYDFESIADELEIPYNEVERIINMVNNAEHKRKTVPILSKYCDE; this is encoded by the coding sequence ATGATTGAATTACCTTATTTTAATGTAAATGAATTTATAGAAAGAGCTTGCGATTTTATAAGAGAAACAGTAGAACTTTCAAATTCTAAAGGAGTTGTTGTAGGATTAAGTGGTGGGATTGATTCATCTGTTGTTGCTTGTTTAGCTGTTAAAGCATTAGGTGCTTCAAATGTTCGGGGATATATTATGCCTACAGAAACAACATCTGATCAAGACTTGTATGATGCAGAATTAATTAAAGATGAATTAGATATTGAATCTGAATTTATAGCAATTGGAGAAATTCATAAGCAATTTTTAAAAACATGTAATTCTGAGAATATGGTTTCAGAAAATAATACATTAGCATCTGCTAATCTAAAACCTAGGATAAGAATGAGTATTTTATATTATTATGCAACATTACATAATTCTTTAGTTATTGGTACAGGAAATAAAACTGAAATCCAAATAGGTTATTTCACAAAATATGGGGATGGTGGTGTTGATTTTGAACCAATTGGTGATTTATACAAAGAAGATGTTAAAAAAGTTGCAGTTGCATTAGGAGTACCGAGTTCAATTATTCAAAAATCCCCTACTGCTGGTTTATGGTCTGGACAAACAGATGAAGAAGAGTTAGGTATTACATATAATCTTCTTGATAGAATATTGTATTTATATCTGGAAAAGCAATATGATTTCGAATCTATTGCAGATGAATTAGAAATCCCTTATAATGAAGTAGAACGTATTATTAATATGGTAAATAATGCAGAACATAAAAGAAAAACAGTACCTATATTAAGTAAATATTGTGATGAATAA
- a CDS encoding oligosaccharide repeat unit polymerase family protein, protein MDYRKLDIFSPMIVVLLVVVYLIFSFIAFEYHLKELVGININTIGIIILGLIFYVLGLYISRYMLKNKNLVVNTDKLDKITSKRFILTLVILGIILQIINMIYLGGIPLFSGYLKAHAATRIWLLSYLLFLPSINILLAKYNDKKYYLLFIIGLLLFICTGYRTTVMAIVISVLITLYYTRDIPQKYLMLSIAGIFILLLIVGYVAVKSIEWQTWTLNPLELLFYRAGYTLQVLDHAVALQGSTHGQLLYNTLMGFFKSTDPRVIVGSTTLGYAHSTTSMIFGPALLDFGLYAMLIQMLLIGVIMGIMYHIQKTFNTIFVALYAMLLAHVIIWIETGPTDLVVLLFFIIAILIMICTIRNNKGGQ, encoded by the coding sequence ATGGATTATAGAAAACTAGATATTTTTTCACCAATGATTGTTGTTTTATTGGTTGTAGTTTATTTGATTTTTTCATTCATTGCATTTGAATATCATTTAAAAGAATTAGTGGGTATAAATATTAATACAATAGGAATTATAATTTTAGGATTAATATTTTATGTTTTAGGACTTTATATTAGTAGATATATGCTTAAAAATAAAAATTTAGTTGTAAACACTGATAAGTTAGATAAAATAACATCTAAACGTTTCATATTAACTTTAGTTATATTGGGTATTATATTACAAATAATAAACATGATTTATCTTGGTGGAATTCCATTATTTAGTGGATATTTAAAGGCACATGCAGCTACACGCATATGGTTATTGTCCTATTTACTATTCTTACCTTCAATCAATATCTTATTAGCTAAATATAATGATAAAAAGTATTACTTGTTATTTATAATAGGATTGTTATTATTTATATGTACTGGATACAGGACTACTGTAATGGCAATAGTAATAAGTGTATTAATAACATTATATTATACACGTGATATTCCACAAAAATATTTAATGTTGTCAATAGCAGGTATTTTCATATTATTATTAATTGTAGGGTATGTCGCAGTTAAATCAATTGAATGGCAAACATGGACATTAAACCCACTTGAACTGTTATTCTATCGTGCAGGATATACATTACAAGTATTAGATCATGCAGTAGCTTTACAAGGAAGTACTCATGGTCAATTACTATATAATACTTTAATGGGATTCTTCAAATCAACAGATCCTCGTGTTATAGTAGGTTCAACCACTCTAGGTTATGCTCATTCAACAACATCAATGATATTTGGTCCAGCATTACTTGACTTTGGATTATATGCAATGTTAATTCAAATGTTACTAATAGGAGTTATAATGGGCATAATGTATCATATTCAAAAAACATTTAACACAATATTCGTAGCACTTTATGCTATGTTACTTGCTCATGTAATTATATGGATAGAAACAGGACCTACTGATTTAGTAGTGCTATTATTTTTTATAATAGCTATATTGATTATGATATGTACAATAAGAAATAATAAAGGAGGACAATAA
- the ribB gene encoding 3,4-dihydroxy-2-butanone-4-phosphate synthase codes for MLNKAIEALKNGEIILIYDSADRESETDMITAAEFMTTEKMTTIRKYAGGLVCMPISKENCDKLGIPFMIDVLEEANEKYPILKELYPNDIPYDEKSSFSITVNHRDTYTGIPDDDRAKTERELALLCKKGKHSEFGKYFRSPGHVTLLRSEEDAVLTREGHTELTIALLEMAGLEPVGICCEMIGENGKAMPINETKEYAEKNNHVFISGDEIIEAYKEFKNN; via the coding sequence ATGTTAAATAAAGCAATAGAAGCACTGAAAAATGGAGAAATCATATTAATTTATGATAGTGCAGACCGTGAAAGTGAAACAGACATGATAACTGCAGCAGAATTTATGACTACTGAAAAAATGACAACAATTCGTAAATATGCTGGTGGACTTGTATGTATGCCAATATCCAAAGAAAATTGTGATAAACTAGGCATTCCATTCATGATTGATGTATTAGAAGAAGCAAATGAAAAATATCCTATTCTAAAAGAATTATATCCTAATGACATACCCTATGATGAAAAATCATCTTTCAGCATAACTGTAAATCATAGAGATACATATACTGGAATTCCTGATGATGACCGAGCAAAAACAGAACGTGAACTAGCACTACTTTGTAAAAAAGGAAAACATTCAGAATTTGGAAAATACTTCAGATCACCAGGACATGTTACATTATTAAGATCAGAAGAAGATGCAGTTTTAACAAGAGAAGGCCATACTGAATTAACAATAGCACTTCTAGAAATGGCTGGATTAGAACCAGTAGGTATTTGTTGTGAAATGATTGGTGAAAATGGAAAAGCCATGCCAATTAATGAAACAAAAGAATATGCTGAAAAAAATAATCATGTTTTTATAAGTGGAGATGAAATTATAGAAGCATACAAGGAATTTAAAAATAATTAA
- a CDS encoding AAA family ATPase has protein sequence MTKIGLLEVKGVLTLYENFGQLPTDIVKSDGTLENGKKAHEELDGIIIPGGTILESESMTPEVAEEINLINDNDGFIFGVCAGFQILSKQTNVGRNSPVPIIREGLGLLDVTFEPKINTNRIHADIVDDNTLFTKGLKDQKVKGFHCHTYGEIKSNDKDVMYSNIQRSNYKYKPERVLSGVSNKKGNILGTTVHALLDNNPSVVNNILDYVDAVDEYEDIQRRNKILHDKIFNEIGIETNNIAHLEKKHPEIPPMIMLMGTGSESGKTFLASGIVGALRERGIHTYVIKVGPDIRDLSPSLYVNKEKLEDWGSIQISSIGWMPLEEVIEQVKGKGYDLILVEGVMSAATGLLNKKTPYSTAEIAYAGNIPVIMVSSVSKGGIETAAIDIQAHIDLLNKMDITTKGVILNKTYDADIVEHVTEYISSKSGLNKENIWSIGKAKFENKGQVPEDYLQLETFTQAAIDVVNKHLDVMKFVELAQTPTFRGYLNYDEICELYKK, from the coding sequence ATGACAAAAATAGGTTTACTTGAAGTTAAAGGTGTTTTAACATTATATGAAAATTTTGGACAATTACCTACAGATATAGTTAAATCTGATGGAACACTAGAAAATGGAAAAAAAGCTCATGAAGAATTAGATGGAATTATCATTCCTGGAGGAACAATACTTGAATCAGAATCAATGACTCCAGAAGTAGCAGAAGAAATAAATTTAATAAATGATAATGATGGATTTATTTTTGGTGTATGTGCTGGTTTTCAAATACTTTCAAAACAAACAAATGTAGGACGAAATTCACCAGTACCTATAATAAGAGAAGGTTTAGGATTATTAGATGTTACTTTTGAACCAAAAATCAATACAAATAGGATACATGCAGATATTGTTGATGATAACACATTATTCACCAAAGGATTAAAAGATCAAAAAGTAAAAGGTTTCCATTGTCATACTTATGGAGAAATTAAATCAAATGATAAAGATGTAATGTATTCTAATATTCAACGATCAAATTATAAATATAAACCAGAACGAGTTCTTTCAGGAGTATCTAACAAAAAAGGAAATATTCTTGGAACAACAGTTCATGCATTATTAGATAATAATCCATCAGTAGTTAATAATATATTGGATTATGTTGATGCAGTAGATGAATATGAAGATATTCAAAGAAGAAATAAAATTTTACATGATAAAATATTTAATGAAATAGGTATTGAAACAAATAATATTGCTCATTTAGAGAAAAAACATCCTGAAATACCACCAATGATTATGTTGATGGGAACAGGTTCTGAATCTGGAAAAACATTCCTTGCTAGTGGAATAGTTGGTGCATTACGTGAAAGAGGTATTCATACTTATGTTATAAAAGTAGGCCCTGATATAAGGGACTTATCTCCATCACTTTATGTGAATAAAGAAAAATTGGAGGATTGGGGTTCTATTCAAATAAGTAGTATTGGTTGGATGCCTCTAGAAGAAGTAATAGAGCAAGTTAAAGGAAAAGGTTATGATTTAATACTGGTTGAAGGTGTAATGAGTGCAGCAACAGGATTATTAAATAAAAAAACACCTTATTCCACTGCAGAAATAGCTTATGCAGGTAATATTCCTGTAATAATGGTATCTAGTGTAAGTAAAGGTGGTATTGAAACAGCAGCTATTGATATACAAGCACATATTGACTTATTAAATAAAATGGATATTACTACAAAAGGAGTTATTTTAAATAAAACATATGATGCTGATATAGTAGAACATGTAACAGAATACATATCCAGTAAATCCGGACTCAATAAAGAAAATATTTGGAGTATAGGAAAAGCTAAATTTGAAAATAAGGGTCAAGTTCCTGAAGATTATCTTCAACTAGAAACTTTTACTCAAGCAGCAATTGACGTGGTTAATAAACACTTGGATGTTATGAAATTTGTAGAATTAGCACAAACACCTACGTTTAGAGGTTATTTGAATTATGATGAAATTTGTGAATTATATAAAAAATAG
- the leuS gene encoding leucine--tRNA ligase, giving the protein MVTELEKKWQKKWQDAKLFESNPDDRKKMYLTVAFPYPSGAMHVGHGRTYTVPDVYARFKRMQGYNVLFPMAWHVTGAPVVGIAKRIERKDPWTMDIYKNVHKVSEEELEKFVDPEYIVKYFSSEYHEDMAHMGYSIDWRREFRTIDPHYKQFVRWQIRQLKDKDLVRKGSHPVKYCPDDENPVGDHDLLEGEGVGINELTLIKFPYDDSYLVAATFRPETLYGATNFWLNPDAEYIKVEYNEEKWIISKQSYDNIIHQKESMKIIEEVDPKEFIGKYVENPMTHEKLPIFPASFVDPDYATGVVFSVPAHAPADYIALEDIKKNTEAIEKYNLQEQIDNINIISLVDLKGYSKFPAKDFLDQYNVTSQDDENLKEATNEIYKKEHAKGIMNENTGEFEGKRVADVRDDVIEKLINEGIADKLYEFAEKPVICRCGAKCVVKELHDQWFVKYSDKKWTEKTYDCLEQLEVVPNEIRSNFEYYLDWLEDWACSRRLGLGTHMPWDEKWLIEPLTDSTVYMAYYTIAKYMDKIAPEELNDAFFNKVFLNKDESNDGSKNKIPAELTEQIQKEFNYWYPLNWRLSAKDLVGNHLSFHMFHHAAIFPKEYWPKGITVFGMGLLEGQKMSSSKGNVILLSEAIDKYGADTVRLFLMSSAEPWQDFDWRATEVNGIQRRLEALQEFPEKVEKLIGEPLKLNLDNKAPYVEKPINKWIISQINKKIATSTEALEGFQTRKALQASLFLFRKDVEYYLNRLTIVSDEEKETLKYVVNTWIRLLSPFIPYTTEEIWEKYNDDDTFMSTLAWPEADESLIDAKIEKSEEIIQDLAKDIKEIIKITKADPETVHLYTAPEWKYKVYDIAQEVGKPNIGEIIKKSMAANIYDNKKELSKFATKAGKSFNKINYVGQVDEVTVINDAKDFLENEIGAKIEVYDEPTYDPQNKAQNATPYKPAIFLE; this is encoded by the coding sequence ATGGTAACTGAATTAGAAAAAAAATGGCAAAAAAAATGGCAAGACGCTAAATTATTTGAATCAAATCCTGATGATAGGAAAAAAATGTACTTAACAGTAGCATTTCCATATCCAAGTGGAGCAATGCATGTAGGGCATGGAAGAACATACACAGTACCTGATGTATATGCAAGATTTAAAAGAATGCAAGGATACAATGTATTATTCCCAATGGCATGGCACGTAACTGGAGCTCCTGTAGTAGGAATTGCAAAAAGAATAGAAAGAAAAGATCCATGGACTATGGACATATATAAAAATGTACATAAAGTATCTGAAGAAGAACTAGAAAAATTTGTAGATCCAGAATACATAGTAAAATACTTTAGTAGTGAATATCATGAAGATATGGCACACATGGGATATTCCATTGATTGGAGAAGAGAATTTAGAACAATTGATCCACACTATAAACAATTTGTCAGATGGCAAATAAGACAATTAAAAGATAAAGACCTTGTTAGAAAAGGATCACACCCTGTAAAATACTGTCCTGATGATGAAAACCCCGTAGGGGATCATGACTTGTTAGAAGGAGAAGGTGTGGGAATAAATGAATTAACATTAATCAAATTCCCATATGATGATTCATATCTTGTAGCAGCAACATTCAGACCAGAAACATTATATGGAGCAACAAACTTCTGGTTAAATCCAGATGCTGAATATATTAAGGTAGAATATAATGAAGAAAAATGGATAATAAGCAAACAATCCTATGATAATATAATACATCAAAAAGAATCAATGAAAATAATTGAAGAGGTAGATCCTAAAGAATTCATAGGAAAATATGTGGAAAATCCAATGACTCATGAAAAACTACCAATATTCCCGGCATCATTTGTAGATCCTGATTATGCAACAGGAGTAGTTTTCTCAGTACCTGCACATGCACCAGCAGATTATATAGCACTAGAGGATATTAAGAAAAACACTGAAGCAATAGAAAAATACAACCTTCAAGAACAAATAGATAACATAAACATAATTAGCTTAGTAGACCTTAAAGGATACTCTAAATTCCCAGCAAAAGATTTCCTAGATCAATACAATGTAACAAGTCAGGATGATGAAAACCTAAAAGAAGCAACAAATGAAATCTACAAAAAAGAACATGCAAAAGGAATAATGAATGAAAATACAGGGGAATTTGAAGGTAAACGTGTTGCAGATGTAAGAGACGATGTAATTGAAAAATTAATTAACGAAGGTATTGCTGATAAACTATATGAATTTGCAGAAAAACCAGTAATATGTAGATGTGGGGCAAAATGTGTAGTTAAAGAATTACATGATCAATGGTTCGTAAAATACTCTGATAAAAAATGGACAGAAAAAACATATGATTGTCTTGAACAATTAGAAGTAGTTCCAAATGAAATAAGATCCAACTTTGAATACTACTTAGACTGGTTAGAAGACTGGGCATGTTCTAGAAGATTAGGATTAGGAACACACATGCCATGGGATGAAAAATGGTTAATAGAACCATTAACTGACTCTACTGTATATATGGCATACTACACAATAGCAAAATACATGGACAAAATAGCTCCTGAAGAATTAAATGATGCATTTTTCAACAAAGTATTCTTAAACAAAGATGAATCAAATGATGGTTCTAAAAACAAAATACCTGCAGAACTAACAGAACAAATCCAAAAAGAATTTAACTACTGGTATCCATTAAATTGGAGATTATCTGCAAAAGACCTTGTAGGAAACCACTTATCCTTCCACATGTTCCACCATGCAGCAATATTCCCTAAAGAATACTGGCCAAAAGGAATAACCGTATTTGGTATGGGATTACTTGAAGGACAAAAAATGTCTTCATCTAAAGGAAATGTAATTCTTCTCAGTGAAGCAATAGACAAATATGGTGCAGATACAGTGAGATTATTCTTAATGTCTTCTGCAGAACCATGGCAAGACTTTGACTGGAGAGCAACAGAAGTAAATGGTATACAAAGAAGACTAGAAGCACTTCAAGAATTCCCAGAAAAAGTAGAAAAATTAATTGGAGAACCATTAAAACTTAACTTGGATAATAAAGCACCATATGTAGAAAAACCAATTAATAAATGGATAATAAGTCAAATAAACAAAAAAATAGCAACATCTACAGAAGCACTAGAAGGATTCCAAACAAGAAAAGCATTACAAGCAAGTCTATTCTTATTTAGAAAAGATGTGGAATACTACCTTAATAGATTAACAATAGTCAGTGACGAAGAAAAAGAAACTCTTAAATATGTAGTAAACACATGGATAAGATTACTATCACCATTCATACCATACACAACAGAAGAAATATGGGAAAAATACAATGATGACGATACATTCATGTCAACTCTTGCATGGCCAGAAGCAGATGAATCATTAATTGATGCAAAAATAGAAAAAAGTGAAGAAATAATACAAGACTTAGCAAAAGACATAAAAGAAATCATAAAAATCACAAAAGCAGACCCAGAAACAGTTCACTTATACACAGCACCCGAATGGAAATACAAAGTATATGACATAGCACAAGAAGTAGGAAAACCAAATATTGGTGAAATAATTAAAAAATCCATGGCAGCAAACATATATGATAATAAAAAAGAATTATCTAAATTTGCAACAAAAGCAGGAAAATCATTTAATAAAATAAACTATGTTGGACAAGTAGATGAAGTTACAGTCATAAATGATGCTAAAGATTTCCTAGAAAATGAAATTGGTGCAAAAATAGAAGTTTATGATGAACCAACATATGATCCACAAAACAAAGCACAAAATGCAACACCATATAAACCAGCAATATTTCTTGAATAA
- a CDS encoding fumarylacetoacetate hydrolase family protein, protein MKYIKYKTSEDEVHVGIVEDNVIYCLDYTCIIESIRNEHNFKDNYTSNKSVNLEDVTILPPTNPSKIICVGLNYKDHAGELDMELPTEPLLFMKPSTSIIATQQTINYPKITRKLDFEGELGIVILDKIDSGQFNENIQLGYTIINDVTARDLQESDGQWTRSKSFDTFCPYGPVVVTNIDSSNLNIKSEVNGNIKQNSNTRNMIFSSLDLVKYISNIMTLNPGDIIATGTPPGIDHLQKNDKVTITIEKIGKLQNIVK, encoded by the coding sequence ATGAAATATATTAAATATAAAACTTCAGAAGATGAAGTACATGTGGGAATTGTAGAGGATAATGTAATATATTGTTTGGATTATACATGTATTATTGAATCTATACGAAATGAACATAATTTTAAAGATAATTATACTAGTAATAAAAGTGTGAATCTAGAGGATGTTACAATACTACCTCCAACTAATCCTTCAAAGATAATATGTGTAGGTTTAAATTATAAAGATCATGCTGGGGAATTAGATATGGAACTTCCAACTGAACCATTATTATTTATGAAACCTTCAACAAGTATTATAGCTACACAACAAACTATAAATTATCCAAAAATTACTAGAAAATTAGATTTTGAAGGAGAACTAGGTATAGTTATATTGGATAAAATAGATTCAGGTCAATTTAATGAAAATATTCAATTAGGTTATACTATAATAAATGATGTAACTGCAAGAGATCTTCAAGAAAGTGATGGTCAATGGACACGTTCAAAAAGTTTTGATACATTTTGTCCATATGGTCCGGTTGTAGTGACAAATATTGATTCATCTAATTTGAATATAAAATCAGAAGTAAATGGTAATATAAAACAAAATTCTAATACACGAAATATGATATTTTCTTCATTAGATTTGGTGAAATATATATCTAATATCATGACATTAAATCCGGGTGATATAATTGCAACTGGAACACCTCCAGGAATAGACCATTTACAAAAAAATGATAAAGTAACAATTACAATAGAAAAAATAGGAAAATTACAAAATATAGTTAAATAA
- a CDS encoding TRC40/GET3/ArsA family transport-energizing ATPase: MAFTDLVTFNKKKTTFIFIGGKGGVGKTTVSAATALWCARMNKKTLIISTDPAHSLGDSFDRLIKHVPTPITHNLEAIEIDPDRAMEEYKTRMQIQQKYNDALGMFTEQMDAMSSSPGIDEIASFDKFMQYMNNDEYDVIIFDTAPTGHTLRLLSFPEMMDSWVGKLIKTRKTLGAAAKKLKNIIPFMGSDDDDLENMAELEEMKKEVIQAREILTDSSRTTFKSVLIPEEMSIIESSRAIEALNKSNITTDGIIVNKIQPDNNHCEFCKARRKIQEKRLDTIRATFEGQIIAEIPLQAHEVRGIDQLYEICDILYGSDPSNGPIAL, translated from the coding sequence TTGGCATTTACAGATTTAGTTACATTCAATAAAAAGAAAACAACATTTATTTTTATAGGAGGAAAAGGAGGAGTTGGAAAAACAACAGTCTCTGCTGCTACCGCTCTTTGGTGTGCACGTATGAATAAAAAAACATTGATTATTTCAACAGATCCTGCTCATTCACTTGGTGATTCATTTGATAGACTAATTAAACATGTTCCTACACCAATAACACATAATTTAGAAGCAATTGAAATTGACCCTGATCGTGCAATGGAAGAATATAAGACAAGAATGCAAATTCAACAAAAATATAATGATGCTTTAGGTATGTTTACAGAACAAATGGATGCTATGAGTTCTTCTCCAGGTATTGATGAAATAGCCTCATTTGATAAATTCATGCAATACATGAATAATGATGAATATGATGTAATTATATTTGATACTGCACCTACAGGACATACACTAAGATTACTTTCTTTCCCAGAAATGATGGATTCATGGGTGGGAAAATTAATAAAAACTAGAAAAACATTAGGTGCTGCAGCTAAAAAACTTAAAAATATCATTCCATTCATGGGTTCAGATGATGATGACTTAGAAAATATGGCAGAACTTGAAGAAATGAAGAAAGAAGTTATCCAAGCAAGAGAAATACTTACTGATTCATCAAGAACCACATTTAAAAGTGTGTTAATTCCTGAAGAAATGTCTATTATTGAGTCAAGTAGAGCTATTGAAGCATTGAATAAATCAAATATAACTACTGATGGTATAATTGTGAACAAAATTCAACCTGATAATAATCATTGTGAATTCTGTAAAGCAAGACGTAAAATCCAAGAAAAACGTCTAGATACAATTAGAGCTACTTTTGAAGGACAAATTATTGCTGAAATACCTCTACAAGCACATGAAGTTAGAGGTATAGATCAATTATATGAAATTTGTGATATATTATATGGTTCTGACCCAAGTAATGGACCTATCGCATTATAA
- the hisG gene encoding ATP phosphoribosyltransferase has protein sequence MNIRIALPSKGRISGPAVELLEKSGIGLTDNSNRKLFSNTFDPEISVMFTRAADIPEYVADGAADIGITGFDLVKEKNADVEVLEDLNFGQTRLVVAAPENSDIKTVDDLKNVKTVATEFPWLTNSYFKQKGIDVKILALSGATEVAPLIGVADVIADLTSTGTTLKMNHLREIDTIFNSSIILIANKNSLKEKYEKIEAIQTGITGVLQAEGKKLIMVNVKKENLEKVKELIPGMGGPTISEIYGNKDLVAVHSVISEKDVFQTINDLRKLGARDLLVVPIERILENV, from the coding sequence ATGAATATTCGTATAGCTTTACCTTCAAAGGGCCGTATAAGTGGTCCTGCAGTGGAATTATTGGAAAAATCAGGTATAGGATTAACTGATAATTCAAATCGTAAATTGTTTTCAAACACGTTTGATCCTGAAATAAGTGTAATGTTCACACGTGCAGCAGATATACCTGAATATGTGGCTGATGGTGCAGCAGATATTGGAATAACTGGTTTTGATTTAGTAAAGGAAAAAAATGCTGATGTTGAAGTATTGGAAGATTTAAATTTTGGTCAAACAAGACTGGTTGTCGCAGCTCCTGAAAATTCTGATATTAAAACGGTAGATGACTTAAAAAATGTTAAAACAGTAGCAACAGAATTTCCATGGTTAACTAATTCTTACTTTAAACAAAAAGGAATTGATGTAAAAATTTTAGCTTTGTCTGGAGCTACAGAAGTAGCACCCTTAATTGGAGTAGCTGATGTAATAGCTGATTTAACAAGTACAGGTACAACATTAAAGATGAATCATTTAAGAGAAATTGATACAATATTTAATAGTTCTATAATTTTAATTGCAAATAAGAATAGTTTAAAAGAGAAATATGAAAAAATAGAAGCTATTCAAACAGGGATAACTGGAGTACTTCAAGCTGAAGGTAAAAAATTAATAATGGTAAATGTTAAGAAAGAAAATCTTGAAAAAGTAAAAGAATTAATTCCAGGTATGGGTGGACCAACAATCTCTGAAATATATGGAAACAAGGATTTAGTAGCAGTACACTCTGTAATCTCTGAAAAAGATGTATTTCAAACAATTAATGATTTACGTAAACTTGGTGCAAGAGATTTGCTTGTAGTACCAATTGAAAGAATTTTAGAAAATGTCTAA